A single Brassica rapa cultivar Chiifu-401-42 chromosome A04, CAAS_Brap_v3.01, whole genome shotgun sequence DNA region contains:
- the LOC103865808 gene encoding LOB domain-containing protein 15: MSRERERFEEIGKKIKIDADAWPHQMAGIRRPMSGPHGTLNTITPCAACKLLRRRCAQECPFSPYFSPHEPHRFASVHKVFGASNVSKMLMEVPESQRADAANSLVYEANVRLRDPVYGCMGAISALQHQIQALQAELTAVRSEILKFNQREAVAALIVPSNSQVAGFHNSSGVSVIAPQPQTPSTPPQPTAADHPPPPSSCVFSQPTTRPLEYGDIESENNSYFG; encoded by the exons GGAGAGATTTGAAGAGATAGGGAAAAAGATCAAAATAGACGCAGATGCTTGGCCTCATCAGATGGCAGGAATCAGAAGACCAATGTCGGGTCCTCATGGGACTCTCAACACCATTACTCCTTGTGCAGCTTGCAAGCTTTTGCGCCGTAGATGCGCTCAAGAATGTCCATTTTCGCCGTACTTCTCCCCACATGAGCCTCATAGGTTCGCATCTGTCCACAAAGTCTTTGGAGCTAGCAACGTCTCCAAGATGCTAATG GAAGTACCAGAAAGCCAGAGAGCAGACGCGGCTAATAGTCTCGTGTATGAAGCAAACGTGAGGCTAAGAGATCCAGTATACGGATGCATGGGAGCCATCTCTGCTCTACAACACCAAATTCAAGCTTTACAAGCTGAGCTCACGGCCGTACGATCCGAAATTCTCAAGTTCAACCAACGAGAAGCTGTCGCCGCTTTGATCGTACCTTCCAACTCCCAAGTCGCCGGTTTTCATAACTCTAGCGGCGTCTCCGTCATTGCACCACAACCACAAACACCGTCAACTCCGCCGCAACCTACGGCGGCTGATCATCCGCCTCCTCCATCTTCTTGTGTTTTCTCTCAACCAACCACAAGACCATTAGAATACGGCGACATTGAAAGTGAGAACAACTCCTACTTcggttaa